A single genomic interval of Cygnus atratus isolate AKBS03 ecotype Queensland, Australia chromosome 22, CAtr_DNAZoo_HiC_assembly, whole genome shotgun sequence harbors:
- the LOC118252365 gene encoding G protein-activated inward rectifier potassium channel 4-like: protein MAAVLTAAASSTEPQWESGLCTHNGVGGSWLLREESRGRRNSIPPAQAPTARHMLAYLPRPPTDSSRYSTFPQKPKGPATPVFLADDSQQQKATSAAEKRALVPNDLHPPYSTVIPGELALLQRRAHSEDIVPARRWPSTSISTGDLPKHRRTSRHDPLPMPRDVSTRWYPWHTHSVPTIPSPVQSKTPTRSIVSIPSTEKLQTRRCKLMEDERPLSLASKQQRQRYVTKVGKCQVNLGNIQEKKRFLSDIFTTIVDLKYRWFLFVFMMCYIVTWVVFGTIYFFDAWIRGDIDHIGDPEWKACIENVDNFISALLFSVESQRTIGYGSRIVTANCAEGVILLMAQSIIGSMIDALMVGCMFVKISRPKKRAQTLIFSKNCVISHRDEKLCLMFRIGDLRESHMVDAKIRAKLIKSRQTKEGEFIPLEQSELNLGYDTGEDRLFLVEPQIICHVINQRSPFWDMSAESLRREQFEIIIILEGIVEATGMTCQARTSYTEDEILWGYRFEPCMWLEKGAFRVDYSRFELTFEVQTPAASAKEMQEMAELQRRGRATTGLGWAPPPV from the exons ATGGCCGCCGTGCTGAccgccgccgccagcagcaCGGAGCCACAGTGGGAGAGCGGCCTCTGCACTCACAACGGCGTGGGTGGCAGCTGGCTGCTCCGCGAGGAGTCCCGGGGCCGGAGGAACTCCATCCCACCCGCGCAGGCGCCCACCGCCAGGCACATGCTGGCCTACCTGCCGCGGCCACCCACCGACTCCAGCCGCTACAGCACCTTCCCCCAGAAG CCCAAAGGCCCAGCCACCCCTGTGTTCCTGGCAGACGACAGCCAACAGCAAAAGGCCACCAGCGCTGCTGAGAAAAGAGCCCTAGTCCCAAACGATCTCCACCCGCCCTACAGCACTGTCATCCCCGGTGAGCTGGCTCTGCTTCAGAGACGAGCACACTCAGAGGACATTGTGCCCGCCAGGCGCTGGCCCAGCACCTCCATCAGCACTGGCGACCTGCCCAAGCACCGCCGCACGTCACGCCATGACCCACTGCCCATGCCACGGGACGTCTCCACCCGCTGGTACCCGTGGCACACGCACAGCGTGCCCAccatccccagccctgtgcagagCAAAACACCCACCCGGAGCATCGTCTCCATCCCCTCTACAGAGAAGCTGCAGACCCGGCGCTGCAAGCTCATGGAGGACGAGCGGCCGCTCAGCTTGGCGagcaagcagcagaggcagcgcTACGTCACCAAAGTAGGCAAGTGCCAGGTGAACCTGGGCAACATCCAGGAGAAGAAGAGGTTCCTCTCAGACATTTTCACCACTATCGTGGACCTCAAGTACCGCTGGTTCCTCTTCGTTTTCATGATGTGCTATATTGTCACCTGGGTTGTCTTTGGCACCATCTATTTCTTCGACGCATGGATAAGGGGTGACATCGACCACATTGGCGATCCAGAGTGGAAGGCGTGCATCGAGAACGTGGACAATTTCATATCTGCCTTACTCTTCTCTGTGGAAAGTCAGAGGACCATTGGCTACGGCTCCAGGATCGTGACTGCCAACTGTGCCGAAGGCGTCATCCTGCTCATGGCACAGTCCATCATTGGGTCCATGATTGATGCCCTTATGGTGGGCTGCATGTTTGTCAAGATCTCCAGGCCCAAGAAGCGTGCCCAGACCTTAATCTTCAGCAAAAACTGCGTCATCTCCCACCGAGACGAGAAGCTCTGCCTGATGTTCCGCATCGGGGACCTCCGGGAGAGCCACATGGTGGATGCAAAAATAAGAGCCAAACTGATTAAATCCAGACAGACCAAAGAAGGGGAGTTCATCCCCTTGGAGCAGTCGGAGCTGAACCTGGGCTACGACACAGGGGAGGACAGGTTGTTCCTGGTGGAGCCCCAGATCATCTGCCATGTCATCAACCAGCGCAGCCCCTTCTGGGACATGTCGGCAGAGTCGCTGAGGAGGGAGCAGTTTGAGATCATCATCATCCTCGAGGGCATTGTGGAGGCCACGG GGATGACGTGCCAGGCCCGCACCTCGTACACCGAGGACGAGATCCTGTGGGGGTACCGCTTCGAGCCCTGCATGTGGCTGGAGAAGGGCGCCTTCCGCGTGGACTACAGCCGCTTCGAGCTCACCTTCGAGGTGCAGACCCCGGCGGCCAGCGCCAAGGAGATGCAGGAGATGGCGGAGCTGCAGCGCCGGGGCCGCGCCACCACCGGCCTGGGCTGGGCCCCGCCGCCCGTCTga
- the CLDN25 gene encoding putative claudin-25, whose protein sequence is MAWSCNTKVQLGAMFLALFGWVSSCVTTFVPLWKNLNLDLNELEIWTMGLWQVCIVQEEGATECKAHDSFLALPLELRVSRILMCLSNGLGLLGFLLASLGLDCWKTCEEKPGLKKWLLLAGGAAFSMSGIMTLVPVSWVAYNTVLEFWDETIPNIVPRWEFGEAMFLGWFAGFFLAAGGLLLIYTTCLSRTETPDVPSAVCLQHPAMEGPAGISPWSHRSHPKTADLVI, encoded by the coding sequence ATGGCTTGGAGCTGCAACACAAAGGTCCAACTGGGTGCAATGTTTCTCGCGCTCTTCGGGTGGGTCTCGTCCTGTGTCACCACTTTCGTGCCACTCTGGAAGAACCTCAACTTGGACTTAAATGAACTGGAGATCTGGACCATGGGGCTCTGGCAGGTCTGCATAGTCCAGGAGGAGGGAGCGACGGAGTGCAAAGCCCACGACTCCTTCCTCGCTCTGCCGCTGGAGCTGCGTGTGTCCCGAATCCTGATGTGCCTCTCCAATGGGCTGGGGCTTCTCGGGTTCCTCCTCGCCAGTTTGGGCTTGGACTGCTGGAAAACATGTGAAGAAAAACCTGGTCTAAAGAAATGGCTCCTGCTTGCTGGAGGAGCGGCTTTCAGCATGTCAGGGATCATGACCTTGGTGCCGGTCTCCTGGGTCGCTTATAACACAGTCCTTGAGTTTTGGGATGAAACCATTCCCAACATTGTCCCGCGTTGGGAATTTGGGGAGGCAATGTTCCTGGGGTGGTTTGCTGGATTCTTCCTTGCAGCAGGTGGGTTGCTTCTTATCTACACCACCTGCTTAAGCAGGACTGAAACACCAGACGTGCCTTCAGCAGTCTGCCTGCAGCATCCAGCGATGGAAGGTCCAGCTGGGATATCACCGTGGAGTCACCGCTCACACCCCAAAACCGCAGACCTGGTAATCTAA